One Nostoc sp. UHCC 0302 DNA window includes the following coding sequences:
- a CDS encoding ABC transporter ATP-binding protein — translation MATALKSNRVSRKSKNSAHPLQRLLDYGQEYRKQFWLATTYSILNKFFDLAPPGLIGVAVDVVVKQQDSIVAQLGVRDVFTQFLIISLLTVIIWILESVFEYAYAKLWRNLAQNIQHNLRLDAYKHLQDLELAYFEERSTGGLMSILSDDINQLERFLDVGANDIIQVATTVVIIGGAFFILAPGVAWMAMSPMPFILWGSFAFQRLLAPRYADVREKLGFLNSRLANNISGITTIKSFTAESYEASRLEIDSSAYRRSNSKAISLSAAFVPLIRMLILVGFTALLLYGGMAAVSGKMSVGTYSVLVFLIQRLLWPLTRLGETFDQYQRAMASTNRVMNLLDTPIAIHTGNVALPVNAVRGEVQFKDVTFAYQERFPVVKNLSLNIPAGKTIAIVGSTGSGKSTLVKLLLRLYEVKTGKITLDGIDLQDLNLRDLRRCIGLVSQDVFLFHGTVAENIAYGSFDATEHEILMAAKVAEAHEFITLLPEGYETIVGERGQKLSGGQRQRIAIARAILKNPPILILDEATSAVDNETEAAIQRSLERITVDRTTIAIAHRLSTIRNADCIYVMEHGELVESGTHEQLLEKNGIYSSLWRVQSGLR, via the coding sequence GTGGCTACAGCATTAAAATCTAATCGAGTATCAAGAAAATCTAAAAATTCAGCGCATCCTCTCCAGCGCTTGCTTGACTATGGACAAGAGTATCGTAAACAATTTTGGCTGGCGACTACTTATTCTATCCTGAATAAGTTTTTCGACTTAGCACCACCAGGGTTAATTGGCGTTGCTGTGGATGTGGTAGTAAAGCAGCAGGATTCTATCGTTGCACAGTTAGGGGTGCGTGATGTCTTTACACAATTTTTGATTATCTCCCTGCTCACTGTCATCATTTGGATACTAGAATCGGTTTTTGAGTACGCCTACGCTAAACTTTGGCGGAATTTGGCACAGAATATTCAGCATAACTTGCGTTTGGATGCATATAAGCATTTGCAAGACTTAGAATTAGCTTATTTTGAAGAACGTAGCACTGGTGGTTTAATGTCTATCCTGAGTGATGATATTAACCAACTAGAGCGTTTTTTGGATGTGGGAGCAAATGATATTATCCAAGTTGCCACAACTGTAGTAATTATTGGTGGCGCTTTCTTTATTTTGGCTCCTGGTGTGGCGTGGATGGCTATGTCACCAATGCCATTTATCCTTTGGGGTTCGTTTGCTTTTCAACGGCTGCTTGCACCTCGCTACGCTGATGTCCGAGAAAAATTAGGTTTTCTCAACTCGCGATTGGCAAATAACATTAGCGGAATTACTACTATTAAAAGTTTTACTGCTGAAAGTTATGAAGCCTCTCGTTTAGAAATAGATAGTTCAGCTTATCGCCGCAGTAATTCTAAAGCAATTTCTCTTTCTGCTGCTTTTGTACCCTTAATTCGGATGCTAATTTTAGTTGGGTTTACTGCATTACTGTTATATGGCGGTATGGCAGCAGTATCTGGAAAAATGTCTGTTGGTACTTACAGCGTATTGGTGTTTCTAATCCAACGGTTACTTTGGCCTTTAACAAGGTTAGGCGAAACTTTTGACCAATATCAACGGGCAATGGCTTCTACTAATCGAGTCATGAATTTGTTGGATACTCCGATTGCTATTCACACAGGAAATGTAGCGTTACCTGTAAATGCAGTGCGAGGAGAAGTGCAATTTAAAGATGTTACTTTTGCCTATCAAGAAAGATTTCCAGTCGTTAAAAATCTTTCTTTAAATATTCCAGCCGGGAAAACCATTGCGATTGTTGGTTCTACTGGTTCAGGTAAAAGCACTTTAGTCAAGCTTTTGTTGCGATTGTATGAAGTGAAAACTGGAAAAATTACCTTGGATGGTATTGACTTGCAAGATTTAAATTTGCGAGATTTACGCCGCTGCATAGGTTTGGTAAGCCAGGATGTCTTCTTATTTCATGGCACTGTAGCCGAGAATATCGCTTATGGCAGCTTTGATGCTACAGAACATGAAATTCTCATGGCGGCAAAGGTGGCTGAGGCGCATGAATTTATTACGCTCTTGCCCGAAGGTTATGAGACAATTGTTGGAGAAAGAGGACAAAAGTTATCTGGTGGGCAAAGACAAAGAATTGCGATCGCACGTGCAATCTTAAAGAATCCACCCATTTTAATTTTAGATGAAGCGACCTCAGCAGTGGATAATGAAACAGAAGCCGCAATCCAGCGATCGCTCGAACGGATTACAGTAGATAGAACGACAATTGCGATCGCGCATCGTCTTTCCACCATCCGCAACGCCGATTGTATTTATGTCATGGAACACGGAGAACTAGTAGAATCAGGAACCCATGAACAACTGCTAGAGAAAAATGGTATTTATTCCAGCCTCTGGCGTGTGCAAAGTGGCTTGAGGTGA
- a CDS encoding prohibitin family protein, translating to MQNQQLGNWQTTVLGIALAILVLIGINSFIIINPGQAGVISILGKARDGALREGIHLKPPFISVIDVYDLTVQKFEVPAESSTKDLQNLSARFAINFRLDPTQIVEVRRKQGTLENIVSKIIAPQTQEAFKIAAARRTVEEAITKRSELKEDFDNALGDRLDKYGIIVLDTSVVDLAFSPEFARAVEEKQIAEQRAQRAVYVAREAEQEAQAEINRAKGKAEAQRLLAETLKAQGGQLVLQKEAIEAWKTGGAQMPNVLVMGSDAKSSVPFIFNLGNVQNQP from the coding sequence TTGCAAAATCAGCAATTGGGAAATTGGCAAACTACAGTTTTAGGAATTGCGTTGGCAATACTGGTGCTTATCGGGATAAATTCCTTCATCATTATCAACCCAGGGCAAGCCGGAGTAATTAGCATTTTAGGTAAAGCTAGAGATGGAGCTTTAAGAGAAGGTATTCATCTAAAACCTCCTTTTATTTCAGTAATAGATGTTTATGATTTGACGGTGCAAAAGTTTGAAGTACCAGCGGAAAGTTCTACTAAGGATCTACAAAATTTATCTGCAAGATTTGCAATCAACTTTCGTCTAGATCCTACACAGATAGTTGAAGTAAGAAGGAAACAAGGTACTTTGGAAAATATTGTATCGAAAATTATTGCCCCTCAGACACAAGAAGCATTTAAAATTGCAGCTGCTAGAAGAACAGTGGAAGAAGCAATTACCAAAAGAAGCGAGTTAAAAGAAGACTTTGATAATGCTTTAGGCGATCGCCTTGATAAATATGGGATAATTGTGTTAGATACTAGCGTAGTTGACTTGGCCTTCTCACCAGAATTTGCCAGAGCAGTTGAAGAAAAACAAATCGCTGAACAACGAGCGCAAAGAGCCGTTTATGTGGCGAGGGAAGCTGAACAAGAAGCACAAGCAGAAATCAATCGCGCTAAAGGTAAGGCAGAAGCTCAAAGACTCTTGGCGGAGACGTTGAAAGCCCAAGGAGGACAGTTAGTTCTGCAAAAAGAAGCAATTGAAGCTTGGAAGACTGGCGGCGCTCAGATGCCAAATGTTCTTGTGATGGGTAGTGACGCCAAAAGCAGCGTTCCCTTCATTTTTAACTTGGGAAATGTTCAAAATCAGCCTTGA
- a CDS encoding ABC-F family ATP-binding cassette domain-containing protein, whose protein sequence is MSIITLQSVKKDFGIKEILKDASFSLDATDKVGLIGTNGSGKSTLLKMIARLESIDSGQILVSSGSKIIYLPQQPDLDENRTVLEQVFADSGEHMTLVREYEELSDKLAHYPEDNQLMSRLSVVMQRMDATNAWELETNAKIILTKLGIFDFDAIVGTLSGGYRKRIALATALLSEPDVLLMDEPTNHLDALSVEWLQSYLNRYRGALFLITHDRYFLDRVTNRIIEIDRGDIYTYTGNYSYYLEKKALAEESAISSQRKHQGVLRRELEWLKKGPKARSTKQKARIDRAHALRDTEFKQVQGKVDISTVGRRIGKKVIELNNISKAYDGRTLIKNFTYEFSPEDRIGIIGANGAGKSTLMDMITGRVKPDSGIAEIGDTVHIGYFDQHSEELLTALNENQRVIDYIKEEGEFVKITDGTQITASQMLERFLFPGNQQYAPIHKLSGGEKRRLFLLRVLMGAPNVLILDEPTNDLDVQTLAVLEDYLEDFVGCVIVVSHDRYFLDRTVDTIFSFEEGGNIRQYPGNYSVYLDYKKAEEAAQQQAANTKEKPKNVEAQNGASPPKDVENTRRRRLSNWEKKEFEQLEGKIAKLEAEKAETEKTLANVSPGNYSQVQKLYEQVENLKQAIDVATERWLELAEMES, encoded by the coding sequence ATGAGTATTATTACACTACAATCAGTAAAAAAAGATTTTGGTATTAAAGAAATTTTAAAAGATGCTAGCTTTAGCCTCGATGCTACTGATAAAGTTGGTTTAATTGGTACTAACGGTTCTGGCAAATCAACTTTATTAAAAATGATAGCTAGACTAGAATCGATTGATAGTGGTCAAATTTTAGTCAGCTCTGGTTCTAAAATTATTTACTTGCCTCAACAGCCAGATTTAGATGAAAATCGCACAGTTTTAGAGCAGGTTTTTGCAGACAGTGGCGAACACATGACTTTGGTACGTGAGTATGAAGAACTTTCAGATAAACTAGCTCACTATCCAGAAGATAATCAGCTAATGTCGCGTCTTTCTGTAGTCATGCAACGTATGGATGCGACTAACGCTTGGGAATTAGAAACCAACGCCAAAATTATTCTGACTAAGTTAGGAATTTTTGACTTTGATGCAATAGTTGGTACTTTATCTGGAGGTTATCGCAAGCGCATTGCTCTAGCAACAGCTTTGCTTTCAGAACCAGATGTTTTGCTTATGGATGAGCCAACAAACCATCTTGATGCTCTTTCTGTAGAATGGTTACAAAGCTATTTAAACCGCTATCGCGGGGCGCTTTTTCTTATAACGCACGACCGCTACTTTTTGGATCGTGTAACTAATAGAATTATCGAAATTGACCGAGGTGACATTTACACTTACACAGGTAACTATTCATATTACTTGGAAAAGAAAGCCCTAGCTGAAGAATCTGCCATTAGCAGTCAACGCAAACATCAAGGGGTATTGCGGCGCGAATTAGAATGGCTTAAAAAAGGGCCGAAAGCCAGAAGTACAAAGCAAAAAGCTAGAATTGACCGCGCTCATGCTCTGCGGGATACTGAATTTAAACAAGTTCAGGGTAAAGTTGATATTTCGACAGTTGGTCGTCGGATTGGTAAAAAAGTTATTGAATTAAATAATATTTCTAAAGCCTATGATGGGCGCACCCTGATTAAGAACTTTACCTACGAATTTAGCCCAGAAGACCGCATCGGCATTATCGGCGCTAACGGTGCAGGTAAATCCACTTTAATGGATATGATTACTGGACGGGTGAAGCCAGATTCTGGGATTGCAGAAATTGGTGATACAGTTCACATTGGTTATTTTGACCAGCATTCTGAAGAATTGCTCACAGCTTTAAACGAAAATCAGCGCGTGATTGACTACATCAAAGAAGAGGGAGAATTTGTCAAAATTACCGATGGTACTCAAATTACTGCTTCGCAAATGTTGGAGCGGTTTTTGTTTCCTGGTAATCAACAGTATGCCCCAATTCATAAACTTTCAGGTGGGGAAAAACGACGTTTATTTCTGTTGCGGGTGCTGATGGGTGCGCCTAATGTTTTGATTTTAGATGAACCGACAAATGATTTAGATGTACAAACCTTAGCAGTACTTGAGGATTATCTAGAGGATTTTGTCGGGTGTGTAATTGTAGTTTCTCACGATCGCTACTTTCTTGACCGCACCGTAGACACAATTTTTTCTTTTGAAGAAGGTGGTAATATCCGGCAATATCCAGGTAATTACTCAGTATATCTGGACTACAAAAAAGCCGAAGAAGCAGCACAGCAACAAGCTGCTAATACTAAAGAGAAGCCCAAAAATGTCGAAGCCCAAAATGGTGCATCTCCACCCAAGGATGTAGAGAATACAAGGCGGCGGAGATTATCTAATTGGGAAAAGAAAGAGTTTGAGCAGTTGGAAGGTAAAATTGCCAAGTTAGAGGCTGAGAAGGCAGAAACCGAGAAAACACTAGCGAATGTTTCACCGGGGAATTATAGCCAAGTGCAGAAACTATATGAACAGGTGGAAAATCTTAAGCAAGCAATTGATGTAGCAACTGAACGTTGGTTAGAATTGGCTGAAATGGAGTCTTAA
- a CDS encoding DUF1824 family protein — translation MSISNHHNLSAEEAKKILNKFNCLDIAPVLKPSEKVGVRSALILLTSLSDYQILGICADTAEEGILAMKTYSLAFGYQAPSNLPASEGPVYIKLNGKNGLCHLDSYAGHHRGVLVSCQSYDEGGINEMYGHLPLDLFV, via the coding sequence ATGTCAATTTCCAATCATCACAATCTCTCTGCGGAAGAAGCAAAAAAAATCCTGAACAAATTTAACTGCTTAGATATTGCACCTGTCTTGAAGCCATCAGAAAAAGTTGGAGTGCGTAGTGCCTTAATTTTGCTCACAAGCCTTTCTGATTACCAAATTTTAGGAATCTGTGCTGATACAGCAGAAGAAGGAATTTTAGCAATGAAAACTTATTCTTTGGCTTTCGGTTATCAAGCACCAAGCAATTTACCTGCATCCGAAGGCCCTGTTTATATTAAATTAAACGGCAAAAACGGATTATGCCATCTCGATTCTTATGCTGGACATCATCGTGGAGTATTGGTGTCTTGTCAGTCTTATGATGAAGGGGGAATAAATGAAATGTATGGACATTTACCATTAGATTTATTTGTATAG